In Nisaea acidiphila, the DNA window CGCTCGGCCCTGCCCGCGCGGAGGCCATGCTCGCCGATAAGCGGGTCCTGTTTGTCAGCTCCTATCACCTAGGATTTCATAGCGTCCCCAAGCAGATAGAGGGAATTCGCGCAGGCTTCGAAGAGTTCCTTCAGGGAGGGACACAGCCACTTATCGATGTGGAGTTCATGGACACCAAACGCCTTGGCTCCGCCATTTACGGCCGGGTGTTCAAGGAAAGCCTGCAAGCGAAACTCGACGCCGTCGAACCTTACGATCTCGTCATCATCGGTGACGACAATGCGCTGGATTTCGCCATTCAGGAACGGGACGGCCTGTTCAAGGGGCTGCCGATCGTCTTTCACAGCGTGAACAATGTCGAGAAGGCGAAGTCCCTGGACGGCGATCCGCAATTCACGGGTGTTGTCGAGATCCTGTCCCTGTCCGATACGGTTCGCCTGATCAAGGACCTGATACCGTCGTCGAAACGGCTCTATGTCATCGGCGACGCGACTCCTACAGGCCGCCTGAATCTTGTCCAGATGGAGAAGATCCCAAGCACGGACATGCCATTCGAGATCGTGCCCCTTTCGCTCGAAAGCATGACCCACGAAGACCTCGCGCTTGCACTCGGGGTTCTGGAGCCGGACCAGCCCGTGCTCCTGCTCTCCGCCTTCCGGGATTATACCGGTCGCTCCCGGTCGCGTTCCCAGGTCTTCGACATGATCAACGCGAACCTGAGGGCGCCGTTCTTTCACCCGATGCCGTTCGTTCCGGGGGACGGTCCGGCCGGCGGGCGTGTTGTCAGCCATTACGAACAGGGCAGGGCATCCGCGGGCATGGCAGCCCGAATCCTCACAGGAACGCCCATAAGCGAGATCGCGGTACAGATCGAGAGCCCGAACGTCACCTATGTCGACATGGAAGCCGTCAGGAAGTTCGGCCTGAACAGCGACGGAATTCCGAAAGGCTCGAGACGCTTCAACGACGTCACGAAGATTGCAGGGCTCGACGTTCAGGTCATCTGGATCGGCGCGCTGTTCATTCTGTTCCAGAGCGCGCTTATCGCGATGCTGGTCGTCAACCACCTCTACCGCAGGCGGGCACGCATCGCCTTGAAACAGAGCGAGCGCCGGTTCCGCGACATCGCGGCAATCTCGTCGGACTGGTTCTGGGAGTCGGACGAGAACATGCGTCTGACCGAACTGTCGGACCGCTTCGAGGCCGTGACCGGAGACACGGCCGCCTCGCGCCTCGGGACCTCTCATCTCGACTATCAGGATCTCGACTGGAACGTTTCGAACGCCACCGACTGGGAGAACCATCGCGCGCAGCTCGAGGCACGTGCCCCGTTCCGGAACTTCGAATATGCGCGTATCGGGTCCGGCGGGGAGCGGCGCTACGAGCGCATCAGCGGCACGCCGATTTTCGATGACGGTGTCCTGACCGGCTATCGCGGCATCGGCTCGGACGTTACGGAAGAGTATGAGCGCCGGAACCAGTTGCTCCGGGCGATCAACGAAGCGGATCTCGCCAACCGGACCAAGAGTGCGTTCCTCGCGAACATGAGCCACGAGCTCCGCACTCCGCTCAATGCGATCATCGGCTTCTCCGAAATTCTCACCGGCCAGTTGTTCGGCAAGATGGAGAACGAGCGCTATCTCGATTACGCCAACGACATCAACGAGACCGGAAAGCATCTTCTTACGGTCCTGAACGACCTGCTGGACATTTCCCGGATCGAGGCGGGCTTCGTAAAACTGGACGAAAGCGTGATCGATATCCGCCAGATGCTGCGCTCCTGCGCCCGCATGCTCGGCGACCGGGTCACCGAAGCCAATCTCAGCCTGACCCTCGACATCCAGGAAGACCTGCCGGCGCTTTACGGGGACGAGACCCGGCTTCGTCAGGTCCTGATCAACCTGCTGATCAACTCCGTGAAATTCACCCCGTCCGGCGGCGAAATCACGATGCGCGCGGCCCTTGCAGGGAAAGGCGGGATCGACATTGAGGTGATGGACACCGGTGTCGGAATCTCGCAGCAGGACATTCAGCGGGTGATGGAGCCATTCCAACAGGCCGAGCAGGCCCTGTCGCGCCGCTATGGCGGCGTCGGGCTCGGCCTGTCCCTCGCCCGCAATCTCACCGAGCTCCACGGCGGCGAAATCACGGTGGAAAGCGAACAGGGATCCTGGACCCGCGTCCGCATTCACCTCCCTGCCGAGCGGGTTCGCGCTTACCCAGAACGGGAAAACGACGACAGTCTCAGCGACGCCGCGGCGTTATAAGCCCGTCGCTCAGACCCTGACGATCTTGCCGGGGTTCATGATGTTGTTCGGGTCGATTGCCTGCTTGACCGAACGCATCAGGTTGAGCGCCGCTCCGTGCTCCTCTTCGAGATAGGGCATCTTCCCGTAGCCGACGCCGTGCTCGCCGGTACAGGTGCCGTCCATCGCCAGGGCGCGTCGCACCATGCGCTCGCTATGCGCCTTCGCCCGGCCCATCTCGTCCGGATTGTCCAGGTCAATGATATAGACGAGGTGGAAATTGCCGTCACCGACATGTCCCACCAGTGGCGCGTAGAGGCCGGTCTCTTCCAGATCTTTCTTGGTCTCGAGAATGCACTCGGCAAGCCGCGAGACCGGAACGCAAACGTCGGTCGGCCAGCCTTGCGCGCCCGGACGCTGGGCGAGCGCGGCGTAATAGGCGTCATGTCGCGCCTGCCAGAGTACGTTGCGATCCTCGGTCCGGGTTGCCCATTGGAAAGAAGAGCCGCCAAATTCCGCGGCGATCGCCTCGACCGTTTCGGCCTGTTCTTTCACCCCGGCTTCGCTGCCGTGAAACTCGAAGAAGATGGTCGGCTTCGCCTCGTAGCCTTCAAGTTTCGAATAATCGATGCAGGCCCCCATCTGCACTTCGTCGAGCAACTCCATGCGCGCCACCGGCACACCCGCGTGGATCGTGGTGATCACCGAGTCGACCGCGCCTTCCAAGTCCTCGAACTGGCAGACCGCGGACGAAATTGCTTCCGGAATACCGTAAACCTTCAGCGTGATCTCGGTAATGATGCCGAGCGTTCCTTCGGAGCCGACAAAAAGCCGCGTCAGATCATAGCCGGCCGAGCTCTTACGGGCGCGCCGGGAGGTGCGGATCACCTCGCCTGTCGGCGTGACGACGCGGAGCGACAGCACGTTCTCGCGCATGGTCCCGTAGCGCACCGCGTTGGTGCCCGAGGCACGGGTCGCGGTCATGCCGCCGATCGACGCGTCGGCGCCTGGATCGATCGGGAAGAACAGACCTGTATCGCGCAGATGCTCGTTCAGCTGCTTGCGGGTGACGCCCGGCTGCACGACGACGTCGAGGTCCTCGGCATTGACGGAAAGAATGCGGTCCATCAGCGAGGTATCGATCGTCACCCCGCCTTTCATCGCCGCGACATGCCCTTCCAGCGAGGTTCCGGTGCCGAACGGGATGACCGGGAAACCGAGCCGGTTGCACACGGTGACGGCCTGGGCGATCTCGTCTTCGGTCTCGGCGAACACGACAGCGTCCGGGGCCATGGGCGTATGATAGCTCTCGTCCTTGCCGTGCTGCTCGCGCACCGCCTCGGCGGTCGTGAAACGGTCTCCGAAAATCTGCTTCAACGCATCGAGCGCCGCCCCGCGGGTCTTCTCATCCACGCGATCTGCCTTCACATCCATCTTGGCGGCCTCCGTATTCGACTGGATTCTTTGGCGTTGCCGGCAACCTACTCCCGCTTGACGCACGCCAGCAAGAGGCCGTCGCCACAGCAAGGCTGGCCTCCACGACTGGCTGTTGACGGAAAGGGCCTCAGCCGACATGTTCCACCTGTGTTCCAATTTCGCACTGTCTTGGCAACCGAGCGTCGAACGTGAGTATCTGGGGTAAAATCATCGGGGGCGCGGCCGGTCTCGCGCTGGGTGGGCCGATCGGCGCGATGCTCGGCGCGACGGCGGGCCATGCCGTGGACCGTTTCGCCAGCGCCGACGCGCCGAAAGACGACAAGGACGAGCAGGCGGCGACCAAGAAGATCGCCTTCACCATCGGCGTCGTCGTGCTGAGTGCGAAGATGGCCAAGGCGGACGGCGTGGTCACGCGCGACGAAATCGCCGCCTTCCGCGAAGTCTTCCATATCCCGCCCGAAGAGGTGCGCAATGTCGGCCGGGTCTGGGACATGGCGCGGCGGGACGTCGCCGGATTTGAGATCTATGCACAGCAGATCGCACGCCTCTTCAATCCCGGCTCGCCGGTGCTTGAAGAACTGCTCCTGAGCCTTTTCCATATCGCGAAAGCGGACGGAGTCATCCACCAGAACGAACTCGCCTATCTGGAGCGCCTCGCCGAGATCTTCGGTTTCGACGAGACGGCCTTCCAGCGCATCCGCGCGGTCGCGGGCGACAAGGACGCGGAGGACCCCTACAGCGTGCTCGGCATTGCCCACGACGCGGAGGACGCCGAAGTGAAGCGGGTCTATCGCACCTTGATCCGCGAACATCATCCGGACCGGCTGATCGCCGAGGGCTTGCCGGAGGAATTCGTCGCCGCCGCAACGGAGAAGATGGCCGCCATCAATGCGGCTTACGACCGCATCACCAAGCAACGCGGCATGAGCTGATCCATGGCCCGAGCCTCTTCCGCCCCGCCGCTCGTGGCACTTCGGGGCGCGCGCCTGACATTGGGCGAGCGCGTGCTCTTCGAGAATGCTGACGTAACAGTCGCCAAGGGCGAGCGCATCTGCCTTGTCGGACGCAATGGTTCCGGCAAGTCGACGCTGCTCAAGTGCCTCGCCGGCATGGTCGATCTCGACCAGGGCGAACGCTTCGTCCAGCCGGGCGCCAAGATCGCCTACCTGCCGCAGGACCCGCCACTGCCGAAGGGAGTTCCAATCCGGGACCATGTCGCGGGCGGCCTCGCATCGGCGCCGGGCGAGCATCCTGCGGAATATCTCGTCGATGCGATCATGGCGCATCTCGGGATCGACGGAGAGCGCACGACGGACGGACTCTCCGGCGGAGAATCCCGCCGGGTCGCACTCGCCCGCGCCCTTGTTTCCGAACCGGACGTGCTGCTGCTGGACGAGCCGACCAACCACCTCGATCTGCCGACCATCGAATGGCTCGAAGACGAGCTCGCCGGCTTCAAGGGCGGCATCCTGCTGATCAGCCACGACCGGACGATTCTCGGCAAGCTCTCCAACCGGACCTACTGGATCGACCGGGGCGAAGTGCGCCGGAACTCCGACGGCTTCGCCGCCTTTCCCGACTGGGCGGACAAGGTACTGGCCGACGAGGAAGCAACCCAGCGCCGGCTCGACAAGCAGATCGCCGAGGAGACCCGCTGGCTCCGCGAGGGCCTGACCGCGCGGCGCAAGCGCAATATGGGAAGGGTCCGCACCCTGCTCGGGATGCGGCGCGAGAAGGCGGAACGGATGAAGCGCCCGGGCCTCGTCAATATGAGCGTCGGCGACGCCGAACAGGGCGGCCAGCTGGTGATCGAGGCGAACCATATCTCCAAGGCCTTCGCATTACCCGACGGCGGCGAGAAGGTGATCGCGACGGACTTCTCCACAATCGTGCGCCGCGGCGACCGGATCGGGCTCGTCGGCGCCAACGGCGCGGGCAAGACAACGCTGCTGAAAATGCTGATCGGCGAAGAGAAACCGGACAAGGGCCGGGTGCGCGTCGGCTTCGGTGTCGAGGCGGTCTATTTCGACCAGTACCGCGAGGCGCTCGACGGAGAGGCAACGCTCTGGTCGACGCTCTGCCCGGGCGGCGGCGACACGATCTTCGTCCACGGCAAGCCGAAGCACGTCGTCTCCTATCTCCGCGACTTCCTGTTCGAGGAACGGCAGGCCCGCGCCCACGTGAAGAACCTCTCCGGCGGCGAGCGTAACCGTCTGCTGCTGGCCAAGCTGTTCGCCGCGCCGCACAACTTGCTGGTGCTCGACGAACCGACCAACGATCTCGACATCGAAACTCTCGACCTCCTGCAGGAGGTCCTTGCCGAATATGAAGGCACCATCATCCTGGTCAGCCATGACCGCGACTTCCTCGACCGGGTCGTGACCTCGGTCATCGCGGTCGAAGGCGATGGAAGGATCGAGGAATTCGTCGGTGGCTTCAGCGATTACGCGGCTTTGCGCC includes these proteins:
- a CDS encoding sensor histidine kinase, with the protein product MRGRILRFAFLLLAAIAATAALGPARAEAMLADKRVLFVSSYHLGFHSVPKQIEGIRAGFEEFLQGGTQPLIDVEFMDTKRLGSAIYGRVFKESLQAKLDAVEPYDLVIIGDDNALDFAIQERDGLFKGLPIVFHSVNNVEKAKSLDGDPQFTGVVEILSLSDTVRLIKDLIPSSKRLYVIGDATPTGRLNLVQMEKIPSTDMPFEIVPLSLESMTHEDLALALGVLEPDQPVLLLSAFRDYTGRSRSRSQVFDMINANLRAPFFHPMPFVPGDGPAGGRVVSHYEQGRASAGMAARILTGTPISEIAVQIESPNVTYVDMEAVRKFGLNSDGIPKGSRRFNDVTKIAGLDVQVIWIGALFILFQSALIAMLVVNHLYRRRARIALKQSERRFRDIAAISSDWFWESDENMRLTELSDRFEAVTGDTAASRLGTSHLDYQDLDWNVSNATDWENHRAQLEARAPFRNFEYARIGSGGERRYERISGTPIFDDGVLTGYRGIGSDVTEEYERRNQLLRAINEADLANRTKSAFLANMSHELRTPLNAIIGFSEILTGQLFGKMENERYLDYANDINETGKHLLTVLNDLLDISRIEAGFVKLDESVIDIRQMLRSCARMLGDRVTEANLSLTLDIQEDLPALYGDETRLRQVLINLLINSVKFTPSGGEITMRAALAGKGGIDIEVMDTGVGISQQDIQRVMEPFQQAEQALSRRYGGVGLGLSLARNLTELHGGEITVESEQGSWTRVRIHLPAERVRAYPERENDDSLSDAAAL
- a CDS encoding FAD-binding oxidoreductase; the encoded protein is MDVKADRVDEKTRGAALDALKQIFGDRFTTAEAVREQHGKDESYHTPMAPDAVVFAETEDEIAQAVTVCNRLGFPVIPFGTGTSLEGHVAAMKGGVTIDTSLMDRILSVNAEDLDVVVQPGVTRKQLNEHLRDTGLFFPIDPGADASIGGMTATRASGTNAVRYGTMRENVLSLRVVTPTGEVIRTSRRARKSSAGYDLTRLFVGSEGTLGIITEITLKVYGIPEAISSAVCQFEDLEGAVDSVITTIHAGVPVARMELLDEVQMGACIDYSKLEGYEAKPTIFFEFHGSEAGVKEQAETVEAIAAEFGGSSFQWATRTEDRNVLWQARHDAYYAALAQRPGAQGWPTDVCVPVSRLAECILETKKDLEETGLYAPLVGHVGDGNFHLVYIIDLDNPDEMGRAKAHSERMVRRALAMDGTCTGEHGVGYGKMPYLEEEHGAALNLMRSVKQAIDPNNIMNPGKIVRV
- a CDS encoding TerB family tellurite resistance protein encodes the protein MSIWGKIIGGAAGLALGGPIGAMLGATAGHAVDRFASADAPKDDKDEQAATKKIAFTIGVVVLSAKMAKADGVVTRDEIAAFREVFHIPPEEVRNVGRVWDMARRDVAGFEIYAQQIARLFNPGSPVLEELLLSLFHIAKADGVIHQNELAYLERLAEIFGFDETAFQRIRAVAGDKDAEDPYSVLGIAHDAEDAEVKRVYRTLIREHHPDRLIAEGLPEEFVAAATEKMAAINAAYDRITKQRGMS
- a CDS encoding ATP-binding cassette domain-containing protein — its product is MARASSAPPLVALRGARLTLGERVLFENADVTVAKGERICLVGRNGSGKSTLLKCLAGMVDLDQGERFVQPGAKIAYLPQDPPLPKGVPIRDHVAGGLASAPGEHPAEYLVDAIMAHLGIDGERTTDGLSGGESRRVALARALVSEPDVLLLDEPTNHLDLPTIEWLEDELAGFKGGILLISHDRTILGKLSNRTYWIDRGEVRRNSDGFAAFPDWADKVLADEEATQRRLDKQIAEETRWLREGLTARRKRNMGRVRTLLGMRREKAERMKRPGLVNMSVGDAEQGGQLVIEANHISKAFALPDGGEKVIATDFSTIVRRGDRIGLVGANGAGKTTLLKMLIGEEKPDKGRVRVGFGVEAVYFDQYREALDGEATLWSTLCPGGGDTIFVHGKPKHVVSYLRDFLFEERQARAHVKNLSGGERNRLLLAKLFAAPHNLLVLDEPTNDLDIETLDLLQEVLAEYEGTIILVSHDRDFLDRVVTSVIAVEGDGRIEEFVGGFSDYAALRRQEEPEPASAPKKKDSKPAAATEKPAQAKTKLSYKDQRALEILPNTIEKLGTEIAALADRLADPDLFTRDPDAFQKASKRLETAQAELDEAETKWLELEEMRENLEKARAS